Proteins encoded together in one Shewanella acanthi window:
- the atcJ gene encoding cold adaptation protein ActJcold adaptation protein ActJ, translated as MINHFSVLGIKPSAKEDDIKKAYRRLSNKYHPDKLIAASEDEKAEAAQQLERVKKAYEVLSDPKLRSAFIRDFNNVIVTDPSSAMRELWDQFYP; from the coding sequence ATGATTAACCACTTTAGTGTGCTTGGCATTAAACCTAGCGCCAAAGAAGACGATATTAAAAAAGCCTATAGAAGGCTGTCGAATAAATACCATCCTGATAAATTGATTGCTGCCAGCGAAGATGAAAAAGCAGAAGCTGCACAACAACTTGAACGAGTAAAGAAAGCCTACGAAGTGTTATCTGATCCAAAACTTCGCAGTGCCTTTATCCGAGATTTCAATAATGTGATAGTGACCGATCCTTCTAGCGCAATGCGCGAACTCTGGGATCAGTTCTACCCTTAA
- a CDS encoding phenylacetate--CoA ligase family protein, translating into MNNELWNEFSRLPIDSPKLRQYQAEETRKLLLYVYENSPYYKAKFDKAGVNPYDFTCLEQLADYPTFDKYEERESQAQSLKELNHPLGMHITCDIRQVNRMSASSGTTGTPSFQGHTKNDRQVIFKNMARLMDMGGCKPGDKVLMAGVMSMWVAGIPTVDALLDFGANVIPIGGLVGTAKVAEMIVLTRPDIIVCTPSFALNLLQKSQAEYGIDLAAQGISKICVYGEPGGSIPEIIQKLEAGFGGAKVFDMAGGTGALNPIFTSCTEQDGMHFIAPDECVIELYDRETKKVLPWQDGAIGEFVYTGLHRECGPLIRFMDGDLIQVNLKPCKCGYPGMRIKFVGRVDDMLLVKGVNVFPTAIRDTVSSMGPVVTGNIRVVKPSASPVVEPPLHVKVETTGELSAEQQAELIDAISAKIQRQLRFKAKIELFAQGSLVMEYGATGKVKLIEKAYQEE; encoded by the coding sequence ATGAATAACGAATTATGGAATGAATTCAGCCGCCTGCCGATTGATTCTCCCAAGCTGCGCCAATACCAAGCCGAAGAAACCCGTAAGCTGCTGCTGTACGTGTACGAAAATTCGCCTTACTACAAAGCGAAATTTGATAAAGCTGGGGTCAATCCCTATGACTTTACCTGCCTAGAACAACTGGCGGATTACCCCACCTTCGACAAATACGAAGAGCGGGAGAGCCAAGCACAATCACTCAAAGAACTAAACCATCCTCTGGGCATGCATATCACCTGTGATATTCGTCAAGTAAATCGCATGAGCGCTTCCTCAGGCACCACTGGCACGCCCAGTTTCCAAGGCCACACTAAAAATGATCGCCAGGTGATCTTTAAAAATATGGCCCGCTTGATGGACATGGGCGGCTGCAAGCCCGGCGACAAAGTCCTCATGGCCGGTGTAATGAGTATGTGGGTCGCTGGCATTCCAACGGTCGATGCACTGTTAGACTTTGGCGCCAATGTCATCCCTATCGGTGGCTTGGTCGGCACAGCCAAAGTGGCTGAGATGATAGTATTAACTCGGCCGGATATTATTGTCTGCACTCCCTCTTTTGCACTTAATCTGCTGCAAAAATCCCAGGCAGAATATGGCATTGATTTAGCTGCACAGGGCATAAGCAAAATTTGCGTCTACGGTGAACCTGGCGGCAGCATTCCAGAAATTATTCAGAAACTGGAAGCCGGCTTTGGCGGTGCAAAAGTCTTTGATATGGCCGGTGGCACAGGTGCACTAAATCCAATCTTTACTTCCTGTACCGAGCAGGATGGCATGCACTTTATCGCACCCGATGAATGCGTAATTGAACTTTACGATCGTGAAACTAAAAAGGTACTGCCGTGGCAGGACGGCGCCATTGGCGAATTTGTTTATACCGGCCTGCACCGCGAGTGTGGTCCGCTCATTCGTTTTATGGACGGAGATCTGATCCAAGTGAACTTGAAGCCTTGCAAATGTGGTTATCCCGGCATGCGGATCAAGTTTGTAGGACGAGTGGACGACATGTTGCTGGTCAAAGGTGTGAACGTATTCCCCACTGCCATTCGAGATACTGTTAGCTCGATGGGACCTGTGGTGACCGGCAATATCCGCGTGGTCAAACCCTCGGCCTCTCCTGTGGTCGAGCCGCCGCTACACGTGAAAGTAGAAACCACAGGCGAGTTATCTGCCGAGCAACAAGCCGAACTGATTGACGCTATCAGCGCAAAAATTCAGCGCCAACTGCGCTTTAAAGCCAAGATAGAACTCTTCGCCCAAGGCAGCTTAGTGATGGAGTACGGCGCCACAGGGAAAGTAAAGTTGATTGAAAAAGCCTACCAGGAAGAATGA
- a CDS encoding enoyl-CoA hydratase/isomerase family protein, with amino-acid sequence MSLVQYACQDHVATITLNRTEQLNAFNPELYQEFNAATKRFKDDPDAWVAIICSANEQYFSVGVDIKALAVVMASGKSKEELEAIYTVDLESEFFSDKPIIAAINGYCVGEGLSLALGCDMRIASKNAVFSLPEAKIGVPTVNAAIHGTRLIGSAYMMEMLLTGDKKDAAWAEKTGLVNQVVDNEDLMPTALALAKKIAALSPLAIRATKEAAKKADYLSFEQISQMMQVKKAQIAVSKDFREGQQAFLQKRDPVFTGE; translated from the coding sequence ATGTCCCTTGTTCAATACGCCTGCCAAGATCATGTCGCAACGATTACTTTAAACCGTACAGAACAGTTGAATGCGTTCAACCCTGAGCTTTATCAGGAATTTAATGCCGCCACAAAACGCTTCAAAGACGATCCTGACGCTTGGGTTGCCATCATTTGTTCTGCCAATGAGCAGTATTTCTCTGTTGGTGTCGACATCAAAGCTCTGGCCGTCGTAATGGCCTCAGGTAAATCCAAAGAAGAATTGGAAGCCATCTACACAGTGGATTTGGAAAGCGAGTTTTTCTCTGACAAGCCAATTATTGCGGCCATCAATGGCTATTGCGTGGGTGAGGGCTTAAGCCTAGCGCTGGGTTGTGACATGCGTATCGCCAGTAAAAATGCGGTGTTTTCACTGCCTGAAGCCAAAATTGGCGTGCCTACAGTCAATGCCGCTATCCATGGCACACGATTAATTGGCAGCGCCTACATGATGGAAATGCTGCTGACCGGCGATAAAAAAGATGCCGCCTGGGCAGAAAAAACTGGCTTAGTGAATCAAGTGGTCGACAATGAAGATCTGATGCCCACCGCATTGGCGCTGGCTAAAAAAATTGCGGCCTTAAGCCCTTTGGCAATCCGCGCTACCAAAGAAGCCGCCAAAAAAGCTGACTATCTTTCGTTTGAACAAATCAGCCAAATGATGCAGGTGAAAAAAGCCCAGATTGCCGTGTCAAAAGACTTCCGCGAAGGTCAACAAGCCTTTTTGCAAAAACGTGATCCTGTATTTACCGGCGAATAA
- a CDS encoding helix-turn-helix domain-containing protein: MNAHQNKQGFAHALKFWRTARNISQEELALRIDSAARHICRLERGDAFPSVKMLDRIASALMLEQTDKINLYCSAGFSAGLSATDIHLPEYSVRKSELIKFLKCSEPYPAVICDVAGNFVMVNRAWLGLYDLMVPKAQQQPLQNVLSSLFDYAAMHMPHDDWASTLSVLLLSVQQNLTSRNTPQDQKLLKQLMSLPFIPANWQELAAQTPVGRKFNIKVNIKGQQETFTTFTQSTGLKGPLVHSSVPDLLTIVFYPERDELDLEPLVDPASSHPLLFY, encoded by the coding sequence ATGAATGCACATCAGAATAAACAAGGTTTTGCGCACGCACTTAAATTCTGGCGCACAGCACGCAATATCAGTCAGGAAGAGTTAGCACTGCGTATAGACTCGGCGGCTCGGCATATTTGTCGCCTCGAGCGTGGTGATGCTTTTCCGTCGGTAAAAATGCTCGATCGTATTGCGTCGGCGTTAATGCTTGAACAAACAGACAAAATCAACCTGTATTGCAGTGCCGGATTTAGCGCTGGACTTTCTGCCACCGATATCCACTTACCTGAATACAGCGTGCGAAAATCTGAGCTGATTAAATTTCTGAAATGTTCTGAGCCCTACCCCGCTGTAATTTGCGATGTGGCAGGCAACTTTGTGATGGTTAATCGGGCTTGGCTGGGGTTATACGACCTGATGGTGCCTAAAGCCCAACAACAACCATTGCAGAATGTATTAAGCAGTCTATTCGACTATGCGGCGATGCATATGCCGCACGACGACTGGGCCAGCACCTTATCGGTGTTATTGCTGTCAGTGCAGCAAAATTTAACCTCCAGAAACACACCTCAAGACCAAAAGCTGCTGAAACAATTAATGTCTTTACCTTTTATTCCCGCTAACTGGCAAGAACTCGCCGCGCAAACCCCTGTCGGCCGAAAATTTAATATCAAGGTCAACATCAAAGGGCAACAGGAAACCTTTACGACCTTCACCCAATCGACCGGTCTGAAAGGGCCTTTGGTCCATTCATCAGTACCAGATTTACTGACCATTGTGTTTTATCCCGAGCGCGATGAATTGGACTTAGAACCGTTAGTCGACCCAGCATCCAGCCATCCCTTACTGTTTTATTGA
- a CDS encoding Na+/H+ antiporter NhaC family protein, which yields MLNRNTLSSGFYLSNWLAVIPLLIMVLPTIYLSTKGVLSAEMMVTFGVIGLMVGALLSRDSKSYWGVAAKSLAEPTGILILKLFLIVGIYSQMLTEAKLTDGIIWLTTSLQLDAALYPLFVYVICSILGTAMGTSLGTIMVMTPILYPAAYSVGAEPFLVLGAILSGAATGDHFAPVSDTTIISSSTQSYKSKEGCAEVSDVVKGRFKYVIPAFVLACIGYVVCGYSLTTEQLQPPQLASTLTANPLGLVMLLPMCVVVGCAVAGKSVYDSLTWGIVLGLVLALSTGLLTPHQLLYVEQRTVKGVLVEGVTKNINTIMMILLMMGAYGIMKAYGVLQLIVDKLQAAFARTVQKAELTMMAITLLLSLLLIGLNTRVTAIAGPIVNELGAKFNIHPVRRANLLDATANSLSYIVPWNVWPLIMIMFVKSLLPEYPFLAVPNSTIFFVFTFYPLMILAVMTFSVLTGKGRKQEEEKL from the coding sequence ATGTTAAACCGCAATACATTGTCGTCCGGTTTTTACCTGTCCAATTGGTTGGCCGTGATTCCTTTACTGATTATGGTTCTGCCAACAATTTATCTGAGCACTAAAGGCGTTTTGTCTGCCGAGATGATGGTGACCTTTGGCGTGATCGGATTAATGGTCGGAGCTTTGTTGTCCCGCGACAGCAAGAGTTACTGGGGCGTCGCAGCAAAATCATTGGCAGAGCCGACTGGCATTCTGATTTTAAAACTCTTCCTGATCGTCGGTATTTATAGCCAAATGCTAACCGAAGCTAAATTGACCGACGGCATTATCTGGCTGACGACTTCGTTACAACTGGATGCAGCGTTATACCCGTTGTTTGTCTATGTGATCTGCTCCATTCTGGGTACTGCGATGGGCACCTCATTGGGTACCATTATGGTGATGACGCCCATACTTTACCCGGCGGCTTATTCTGTTGGCGCTGAACCCTTTCTAGTACTGGGTGCTATTTTAAGCGGGGCTGCCACAGGGGATCATTTTGCACCTGTATCTGACACTACCATCATTTCTTCCAGTACCCAAAGTTATAAATCGAAAGAGGGCTGCGCTGAGGTCAGTGATGTAGTAAAAGGCCGGTTTAAATATGTAATACCCGCTTTTGTTCTGGCTTGTATTGGCTATGTGGTATGTGGCTATTCTCTGACAACAGAGCAGCTTCAACCCCCGCAATTAGCTTCGACCCTGACGGCTAATCCACTGGGCTTAGTAATGTTACTGCCGATGTGTGTGGTGGTGGGCTGTGCGGTTGCAGGCAAAAGTGTTTACGACTCTCTAACCTGGGGCATAGTTCTAGGACTAGTGCTGGCTTTGTCTACCGGCCTGTTGACGCCGCATCAGTTATTGTATGTAGAGCAACGAACCGTAAAAGGTGTTCTGGTGGAGGGTGTGACCAAAAACATTAATACCATCATGATGATTCTGTTGATGATGGGGGCTTATGGCATTATGAAAGCCTACGGCGTATTGCAGCTTATCGTCGATAAATTGCAGGCGGCTTTTGCCCGTACCGTCCAAAAAGCCGAATTGACCATGATGGCCATTACTTTGCTGTTAAGCCTTTTACTGATTGGTTTAAACACTCGGGTTACAGCGATTGCCGGCCCTATCGTCAATGAGCTGGGAGCCAAATTCAATATCCACCCGGTTCGCCGAGCGAATCTGTTGGATGCTACCGCCAATAGCCTGAGTTACATAGTGCCTTGGAATGTCTGGCCCTTAATCATGATTATGTTCGTAAAGTCGCTGTTGCCTGAATACCCGTTTTTAGCTGTACCCAACTCAACCATCTTTTTTGTCTTTACTTTCTATCCGCTGATGATTTTGGCCGTAATGACGTTTAGCGTCTTGACTGGAAAAGGCCGTAAGCAGGAAGAAGAGAAGCTGTAA
- a CDS encoding TonB-dependent receptor, translating to MRLSKIAMALLPSLMTGVSATAVSAEPTKNEQSDDSAIETIVVTSQKRVQSAQEVGISLASLSGNSLKELGIENAGELTKAIPNVNFVNVSGGGLPILIIRGVGLQNFRLNDSPTTAFYVDDVYQATIASADFTMFDLERVEVLKGPQGGLYGRNTIAGAIQVISNKADVDDPLNGYFSLGAGSYGLLEAEGAVGLPISDKFAARVAGKWAKSDERQYESVSAGFDHGEIDRGAARLQFEYKPTDNLDFHLKLHGGTDSSENPLLRPVGVYADIGTLADYQVPVPNAQYLSAGMMNGMLCESILRGEGSDPASCATSTGKTILDYGLGTDKDSRFESASDVLSRLDNEWSGASLMVNWDHGDYSYTSISAVDQIDYHRYVDLDGFVETHGDFFYNTDISSWSQEFRMAFDETGGLSWLAGVSFASDDVDENSGAIATQGLLPLLFANPNFSSAPDIGLQTFLQSTDTFAAFGHLEYPLTDKLDLVAELRYTNSDVSVDVEQFIAFSKGDMDPLPFIAKKDEIKFENLSGKLALEWNFAESSLAYVSISEGFKTGGFFGGFVMSEESLDPYEEETILAYEVGVKRDWLQGRLRTNGSVFYYDRTGVQQSATDDRGAVAISRLTNIGDIRAQGAELNINYIPVENWYVETGLGYTDSEIVDSDLVSSTLPTMPKVSLEGTNTPVYSKFTANLLTRYETPLSDSLLGRLQANYSYRSAFDHLLVTNNAERGLLREDGYGLLSMRATISDMAGEWSFSVYAENVLDEVYRTRVSDNGLQTFHELYGDPRTFGVTFNYNWN from the coding sequence ATGAGACTCAGTAAAATAGCAATGGCTTTACTGCCATCTCTCATGACGGGAGTTTCTGCTACAGCCGTCAGTGCAGAGCCTACAAAAAATGAGCAAAGCGATGATAGCGCCATCGAGACCATAGTGGTGACATCACAAAAACGAGTACAGAGCGCTCAAGAGGTCGGTATTAGTCTGGCGAGTTTGTCAGGTAATAGCCTTAAGGAATTGGGGATTGAAAATGCCGGCGAATTAACTAAAGCCATTCCTAACGTTAACTTTGTCAATGTGTCTGGTGGTGGTCTTCCCATTTTGATTATTCGCGGTGTCGGCTTACAGAATTTCCGCTTGAATGACAGCCCGACCACCGCATTTTATGTCGATGATGTTTATCAGGCCACTATTGCTTCAGCGGACTTCACCATGTTCGATTTAGAACGGGTGGAGGTGCTAAAAGGCCCACAAGGCGGACTTTATGGCCGCAACACTATTGCAGGTGCGATTCAAGTCATCTCCAATAAAGCCGATGTTGATGATCCACTCAACGGCTATTTCAGCCTTGGTGCGGGTTCTTATGGTTTATTAGAAGCTGAAGGCGCAGTTGGATTACCCATTTCTGATAAATTTGCGGCACGTGTTGCTGGTAAATGGGCAAAAAGCGATGAGCGTCAATACGAAAGTGTGAGCGCAGGCTTTGACCATGGTGAAATTGACCGAGGTGCTGCCCGCCTTCAGTTTGAGTATAAACCAACGGATAACCTTGATTTTCACTTGAAACTTCACGGTGGTACAGATAGTTCGGAAAACCCATTGTTAAGACCCGTTGGCGTTTATGCCGACATTGGCACACTGGCCGATTACCAAGTACCGGTTCCCAATGCACAATACCTGTCTGCGGGCATGATGAATGGCATGCTCTGTGAATCCATTTTACGGGGGGAAGGCAGCGATCCTGCCAGTTGTGCCACGTCAACAGGGAAAACGATCTTGGATTACGGCCTCGGGACGGATAAAGATAGCCGCTTCGAGTCCGCATCGGATGTTTTAAGCCGATTAGACAATGAGTGGTCCGGTGCCAGTTTAATGGTTAACTGGGATCATGGTGATTACAGTTATACCTCGATTTCTGCGGTCGACCAGATAGATTATCATCGCTATGTCGATTTAGACGGTTTTGTTGAAACCCATGGTGATTTCTTTTACAACACCGACATTAGTTCTTGGTCTCAAGAATTCCGTATGGCCTTCGATGAAACGGGAGGGTTGAGCTGGTTAGCCGGGGTAAGTTTCGCCTCTGATGACGTTGATGAAAACTCCGGAGCCATTGCGACTCAAGGTCTGCTTCCTCTCTTGTTCGCTAACCCCAATTTCTCGTCTGCACCGGATATTGGTCTGCAGACATTTTTACAAAGTACTGATACCTTTGCTGCTTTTGGTCATCTGGAATACCCATTAACAGACAAGTTAGATCTAGTGGCGGAGTTACGTTACACCAATTCTGATGTGTCGGTTGACGTGGAACAGTTCATCGCATTCAGTAAAGGTGATATGGATCCGTTGCCGTTTATTGCTAAGAAAGACGAGATTAAATTTGAGAATTTAAGTGGTAAGCTGGCATTAGAATGGAATTTCGCGGAAAGCAGTTTAGCCTACGTCAGTATTTCTGAAGGCTTTAAGACCGGGGGATTCTTCGGTGGTTTTGTGATGTCAGAGGAGTCGCTCGACCCCTATGAAGAAGAAACCATTTTAGCCTATGAAGTTGGGGTGAAAAGAGACTGGCTGCAAGGGCGCTTAAGAACCAATGGCTCTGTGTTTTATTACGACCGTACAGGTGTACAGCAAAGTGCCACCGACGATCGCGGTGCTGTCGCTATTTCGCGTCTAACCAATATTGGTGATATCCGTGCGCAAGGGGCTGAACTGAATATTAATTACATACCTGTTGAAAACTGGTATGTCGAGACAGGCCTAGGCTACACAGATTCAGAAATTGTGGATAGCGATCTGGTTTCCTCAACCTTGCCAACTATGCCTAAGGTATCATTGGAAGGAACCAATACGCCGGTATATTCCAAATTTACCGCTAATTTGTTGACCCGCTATGAAACGCCGTTAAGTGATTCCTTATTAGGTCGTCTGCAAGCGAATTACAGTTACCGTTCGGCTTTTGACCACTTGCTCGTGACCAATAATGCAGAACGTGGCTTACTGCGTGAAGATGGCTATGGCTTGCTGAGTATGAGAGCAACGATAAGTGATATGGCAGGAGAGTGGTCGTTCAGCGTTTATGCAGAGAACGTGTTGGATGAAGTGTATCGCACACGTGTGTCGGACAATGGCTTGCAAACCTTCCATGAGTTGTATGGCGATCCTCGCACCTTTGGAGTGACATTCAACTACAACTGGAATTAA
- the rlmKL gene encoding bifunctional 23S rRNA (guanine(2069)-N(7))-methyltransferase RlmK/23S rRNA (guanine(2445)-N(2))-methyltransferase RlmL: MLNFFAAAPKGFEYSLAQELTEFGATEIKESVAGVYFTAPLALAYRITLWTRLASRIVLVIYKGPCESAEQLYNAAYCIDWSAHFSNRNTFSIDFHGTGGFINNTQFGALKIKDAIVDRFRDDGDARPNVARIDADIKVDAHFRNGVITIAMNFSGPSLHQRGYRSTTGEAPLKENLAANMLVRSGWKAAPTTLLDPFCGSGTVLIEAALMAADIAPGLQRSRYGFEHWRRHDKAAWQEILEEAKARASLGVKRCEIKFFGSDIDSRLVALAKRNAQNAGVLELIDFSVANALNVEPPVAEGYLITNPPYGERLGSVSELLQLYYQLGDKFKKEFGGWKVAMLCSDIELMSALKLKADKQMKMFNGALECAFNLYTLHAQSTRRDTPVLPEGVDIADIAPAFANRIKKNAKQLEKWAKKEGIDSYRLYDADIPEYNVAVDKYLDYVVVQEYMAPASIPEAITKRRLSDVLLALPAAIGVDPHKITMKTRERQKGTNQYQKLDERKLELITTEYGAKFKLNLTGYLDTGLFLDHRLTRRLVGQKSKGRRVLNLFSYTGSASVHAALGGAKSVTTVDMSNTYLAWAKENFALNNLSGKQYEFVQADCLQWIRDCTRDKSVQYDLIFIDPPTFSNSKRMEDSFDVQRDHVNLLGMLIKLLSPNGELVFSNNKRKFKMDTETLTKMNIKVENIDDVTLPMDYKRNPHIHNTWLITHA; this comes from the coding sequence ATGCTGAATTTTTTTGCTGCCGCCCCTAAGGGCTTTGAATATAGCTTAGCCCAAGAACTGACAGAGTTTGGTGCGACCGAGATTAAGGAAAGCGTTGCCGGTGTGTATTTCACCGCGCCGTTAGCCTTAGCGTACCGAATCACTTTATGGACACGTTTAGCCAGCCGTATCGTGTTGGTTATCTATAAAGGGCCCTGTGAGTCGGCGGAGCAATTGTATAATGCTGCCTACTGTATCGATTGGTCTGCCCATTTCTCGAATCGCAATACCTTTAGCATTGATTTCCACGGTACGGGTGGTTTTATTAATAACACTCAGTTTGGTGCGTTAAAGATTAAAGATGCGATCGTTGACCGTTTCCGTGACGATGGCGATGCCCGGCCGAACGTTGCCCGTATCGACGCCGATATTAAAGTGGATGCCCATTTTAGAAATGGCGTTATTACCATTGCGATGAACTTCTCTGGTCCCTCATTACATCAGCGTGGATACCGTTCAACCACAGGTGAAGCGCCGCTTAAAGAAAACCTTGCTGCTAACATGCTGGTTCGCAGTGGCTGGAAAGCTGCGCCTACGACATTACTTGATCCATTCTGTGGTAGTGGGACTGTATTAATTGAAGCGGCATTGATGGCTGCCGATATCGCCCCAGGTTTACAACGCAGCCGTTATGGCTTTGAGCATTGGCGTCGCCACGATAAAGCCGCATGGCAGGAAATTTTAGAAGAAGCCAAAGCCCGCGCATCCCTCGGGGTAAAACGCTGCGAGATTAAGTTCTTTGGATCAGACATCGACTCACGCCTCGTTGCCTTGGCAAAACGTAATGCCCAAAATGCTGGCGTGCTTGAGCTTATCGACTTTAGCGTGGCTAACGCGCTCAATGTGGAGCCACCTGTTGCCGAAGGTTACCTCATTACCAACCCGCCATACGGTGAGCGTTTAGGCAGCGTGTCTGAACTCTTGCAGCTTTATTACCAATTAGGCGACAAATTCAAGAAGGAATTTGGCGGCTGGAAAGTGGCTATGCTGTGTAGCGACATCGAGCTGATGTCGGCCCTAAAACTTAAAGCCGATAAACAAATGAAGATGTTTAACGGCGCACTCGAATGTGCCTTCAACCTTTATACGCTGCACGCACAAAGCACCCGCCGTGATACGCCTGTGTTACCCGAAGGGGTGGACATTGCGGATATCGCACCAGCCTTTGCTAACCGCATTAAGAAAAATGCTAAGCAGTTAGAAAAGTGGGCGAAAAAAGAAGGTATCGACAGCTACCGTCTATACGATGCGGATATTCCTGAATACAACGTGGCGGTCGATAAATACCTCGACTACGTAGTGGTGCAGGAATATATGGCGCCAGCCAGCATTCCTGAGGCTATCACCAAACGCCGTTTAAGCGATGTGCTGTTAGCACTGCCTGCGGCAATCGGGGTTGATCCTCATAAAATCACCATGAAGACCCGCGAGCGTCAAAAGGGCACCAATCAGTATCAAAAGCTCGATGAACGTAAGCTTGAGCTTATCACCACAGAATATGGTGCTAAATTTAAGTTAAACCTCACAGGCTATTTAGATACGGGTCTGTTCCTCGACCACAGATTAACCCGCCGTTTGGTTGGCCAAAAATCTAAGGGACGCCGCGTACTGAACCTGTTCTCATATACGGGTTCAGCCTCTGTGCATGCTGCCTTAGGTGGTGCAAAATCGGTGACAACGGTTGATATGTCAAACACTTATCTTGCTTGGGCGAAGGAAAACTTTGCGCTAAACAACTTAAGTGGCAAGCAATACGAGTTTGTTCAAGCTGACTGCTTACAGTGGATCAGAGATTGCACTCGCGATAAATCTGTCCAATACGATCTGATTTTTATCGATCCGCCAACCTTCTCTAACTCTAAGCGCATGGAAGATTCCTTCGATGTGCAGCGTGACCATGTGAATTTACTGGGCATGCTGATTAAGCTGCTAAGCCCGAATGGCGAGCTGGTGTTCTCAAACAATAAACGTAAGTTCAAGATGGACACTGAGACGCTGACCAAGATGAACATTAAGGTCGAGAACATCGATGATGTTACCCTGCCAATGGATTACAAGCGCAATCCACATATCCATAACACTTGGCTCATCACCCATGCTTAA
- a CDS encoding glutaredoxin family protein: protein MVDYVLYHTDGCHLCELAAALLNAAEVDYTAIDICDDEALAKLYGVSIPVLKGADERCLYWPFDAIQLQAFLGA from the coding sequence ATGGTAGATTATGTGCTGTACCACACAGATGGTTGCCATTTATGTGAACTGGCGGCGGCATTATTGAATGCTGCCGAGGTCGATTATACCGCCATCGATATTTGCGATGATGAAGCCTTAGCCAAGCTTTACGGCGTGTCGATTCCTGTGCTTAAAGGCGCAGATGAACGCTGCCTATATTGGCCCTTTGACGCAATACAATTACAAGCATTTTTAGGAGCGTAG